GGGCGCGGGTGGGCGTCACCGCCAACCAGGGGCTGTTCGGACACGGGTCCTCGGTGATCGCCGTGCGGTGAGCGCGGCCCGGCCGACGCGGGGCGGACCACCCGGTGTGACCGCCACGGAATCCTGCGTGAACGTCTCATGAACTGAGCGCGGGCGTGCGCGGGCGGTGCACATCATGCTCCCGTGCACTCCTGGACGGATACTCTCCGCTTCGCCTTCCAGCCGGTGGTCAACCTGAGGACGGGCGCGGTCGCCGCCCTGGAGACACTCGCCCGCCCGGAAACCGGCGACATCCTGGCCGAGGCCCGCCGCGACCCGGAACTGGACGGCAGGCTGGCCGTGCTGGCGTTCCGCGCGGCGGCGCGCAAGGAGACGCTGCTGCCGCTGCACCTGAACGTGTTCGCGGCCACGCTCGCCGACCTCGGCGGCCTCGCCCCGCTGCACGACGCCGTGCGCGGCGCGGGGCGCATGCCCTGGGAGGTGACGCTCGACATCGTCCCGCCCTACACGCACGTACCGCACCGGGCCCTGCTGGAGGCGGTCGCCGCGCTGCGCGAGCAGGGGTTCCGGATCAGCGCGGACGGCATCGGGGACGGCGACGTACCGCTCAGGCTGCTCACCGACCTCTCCCCCGGCCTGGTCAAGCTCGACGCCTCGCTGCTGGCGCGGCCGGCCGCGGTACGGGCGATGCGGACGCTGTGCGAGGAACTGGGCGCCCTGGTGGCGGTGGAGGGCGTGGAGACCGAGCACCAGTGCGCGGCGGCCCTCGCGGCCGGGGCGCAACTGGCACAGGGCGAGCTGTTCGCGCCGCCGGCCCGGATTCCCGCCGTGGACGTGTACGTACCGTCCCTCGCGCCCGGTGCCCTGACCGCGCCCCGTCCCGGGCCGTCGGTGCGCGAGTTCGTGCGGCCCGCCGCCGTACTGCCGCTGTCCGCCTCGGCGGAGCGGGTGCGGGCCCTGCTGACCGGTTCCCCGGACGTGTCCGGGGTGCTGCTGGTGGACCCGGCCGGGCGGCCCGTCCGGTCGGTGCACCGCTCGCGGTTCCTGCTGTCGATGTCCACCCGCTACGGACACGCCCTGTACGCCGACCGGCCGGCGCACAAGCTGGGCGACACGCCTCGCACGGTCGGGGTGGACGCGACCGCCTGGGAGGTGCTGGACGTGGTGGCGGTCGGCGGCCGGGACCGGACCTCGGACGATGTGGCGGTGGTGGACGAAGAGGGCCGGTGCGTGGGAACCGTACGGCTGGCGGACCTGGTGCGGGCGCTGGCCGAGAGCCGGGTGGAGGAGGCGGCCGGGCTCAACCCGCTGACCAGGCTGCCCGGTTCGGACGCGATCGTGAGCGAGGTGGACCGGCGGATCGCCGAGGGGCGGGCGTTCGCGCTCAGCTGGCTGGACATCGACCACTTCAAGCAGGTCAACGACGGGGCCGGGTTCGCCGCGGGCGACGAGCTGATCCGGGCGGTCGGCGGTGCGCTCCAGCGGGCGGCGGGGCAGGCGCCGGTGGGGCACATCGGCGGGGACGACTTCCTGGTGCTGGCCGACGAGGAGGCGCTCGATCCGCTGGTGGCGGCCGTACTGGACGCGTCCTGGACGGCGGGCGGACGGCCGGTCACGCTGTCCCTGGCCACCGTCGTCTGCGCTCCGGGCAGCGTTGGCGACCACCACCAGGCCGCCGCCCGGCTCGCCCCGCTGAAGAAGGCGGCCAAGGCGCTGCACGGCGCGAGCTGGGTGCTCGGCCGGGCCGGGCTGCCCGGCCACGAGGTCCGGCGCGGCATTCCCGGACCGGCCCCCGCGCAGACCGGGTTCGCGGCCGCCGAGCCACAGCGGTGAACGGCCGTCAGAGCACATGCGCGGCCGGCATGCGGCCGGCGGGCCGGTGACACCGTCGCCGTCCACAGCCTTGACGGCCCTGCGGCACCGGTGAAAACTTCCCGGTGTCAGACGACATCGCCGTACATTTTCGGTGTTATCCGGCACCAGGGCACGGGTCTGTCCTGTCGCACGGCCCGTACCCCGGTCGGCGGGGGTACGGGCCGTGTCCGCGGACGGGTGGCGCAGGAGGCGGTCAGCCGACGGCGGCCCGGCGGCGTTCGGCCGAGTGCGCCATCGCGTGCCGGACGAGGCCGATGAGCACCTCCTTGACCGACTCCCGGTCCCGGGCGTCGCACAGCAGCAGGGGCACGCCGTCGTCCAGGTCCAGCGCCTGGCGGACGGCCTCGGCGGGGTACCGCGCGGCGCCCTCGAAGCAGTTGACGCCGACGACGAAGGGTATGGAACGCCGCTCGAAGTAGTCGACGGCGGCGAAGCAGTCCTCCAGGCGGCGGGTGTCGGCGAGGACGACGGCACCGAGGGCGCCCTCGGACAGCTCGTCCCACATGAACCAGAACCGTTCCTGCCCGGGTGTGCCGAAGAGGTAGAGCACCAGGTTCTCGCGCAGGGTGATGCGGCCGAAGTCCATGGCCACCGTGGTGGTGTGCTTGCCCTCCACACCGCTGATGTCGTCGACCGGCCGCCCGGCCTCGGTGAGCAGCTCCTCGGTGCGCAACGGTCTGATCTCGCTGACCGCGCCGACGAGGGTCGTCTTGCCCACGCCGAAGCCGCCGGCCACCAGGATCTTGAGCGTGACGGGCTCGACCGGGGGCTTGCCGCGCTCAGAACGCCCGAAGATCATCGATCTCTTCTCCTGCTTGATGGGGGTCGGGCGACGGTCGGCCGTAGCCGCCGCCACCGGGGGTTTCGATGACGAGTACGTCTCCGGGGCCGTCGTCGGCCGAGCCGCTCCCGCCGAGGTCGGTGACCGTGCCGTCGGTCCGCTCCACCCGGTTGGCGCCGAGCGCTCCGGGTGCGCCGCCGGCCATGCCGTACGGGGGCACCCGGCGGTGCTGGGAGAGCGTCGAGACGGTCATCGGCTCCAGGAAGCGGATGCGGCGCACGGCACCGTCACCGCCGCGCCGGCGCCCGGCGCCGCCGCTCCCCCGCCGGACGGTGAACTCCTCCAGCCGCACCGGCAGCCGCCACTCCAGGACCTCCGGGTCGGTGAGCCGGGAGTTGGTCATATGGGTCTGGACCACGTCGGCGCCGGGGAAACCCGGGCCGGCGCCGGAACCGGAGGCGACGGTTGCGTAGTACTGGTGGCGCTCGTTGCCGAAGGTGACGTTGTTCATGGTGCCGGAGCCCTCGGCCTGCACCCCGAGCGCGGCGTACAGGGCGCCGGTGATGGCCTGCGAGGTCTCGACGTTGCCGGCGACGACGGCGGCCGGCGGCTCGGGAGCGAGCAGGGAGCCGGGCGGCACCACGATGTCCAGGGGGCGCAGACACCCCTCGTTGAGCGGGATGTCGTCGGCGACCAGGGTGCGGAAGACGTACAGGACGGCCGCGCCGACGACCGCGCGGGGCGCGTTGAAGTTGGTCGCCAGTCGCGCGGAGGTGCCGGTGAAGTCGATGGTCGCCCGGCGTGCGGCGCGGTCGACGCGGACCGTGACCCGGATGACGGCACCGGAGTCGGTCTCGTAGGCGTACTCGCCGTCGTCCAGGGCGTCGATGACGCGGCGGACGGCCTCCTCGGCGTTGTCCTGGACGTGCCGCATATAGGCCTGGACGACGTCGCGCGTTCGTGGCCGGGATCGAGGTGGCTGTGCAGGCAGACGACGGCGAGCGCGCGGATCCCGTCGTCGTACGCCTGCCGGAGCGGGCCGGCCAGGGCGTCCAGGTCGGGGGCGCGCAGGACGGTGCCGTCGGCGGCGAGGCGTTCGTCCACCTCCACGACCCGTTCGTGGAGCGGTTCGGGCAGCTCGATACGGCGGGCGAAGATGCGGGGCCGGTTCTGGTAGGCGATGCGCAGGGCGTCCCCGAAGCCCCGGGTGACGACCAGGAGGGTGCGCTCGCCCTTGCGTTCCAGCAGGGCGTTGGTGGCGACCGTGGTGCCCATGCGGACGGTCTCGACGGGTTCCTGGGAGTCGCCGAGCAGTTCGCGCACCCCGGCCACGGCGGCGTCGGGATACCGGGCCGGGTTGTCGGACAGCAGCTTGTGCGTGAGCAGCCGGCCGTCCGGGCGCCGCGCGACGATGTCCGTGAAGGTGCCGCCTCGGTCGACCCAGAACTGCCAGCCAGTCACGTCACTACCCCGCTCTCGCGCCGGTCACAGCGCCCGGAGGCCGTTGATCACGTCGCGCAGAATACTCTCGTCCGGCAGCTCCGCCGGCGGCACCGGACGCGTCACATGGACGTGGCCGGTGTGCACCAGATCGCCGATGAGCACGCGGACGACGCCGATGGGCAGGTCGAGCTCCGCGGCCAGTTCGGCGACCGACTGGGGCTCGTCCCGGCAGAGCCCGACGATGTCCACGTGCTCGGGGGACAGCGTCGGGTCCGTTTCCGGGTCGTCGGCGTCGAGCTCGGTGACGACCACCGCGATCAGGTCGAGGCGGTGCTGGCCCTCACTCGTGGTGCGGCCACGCGTCATGGCGTACGGCCGGACGACCGGCCCCGCCTCGTCGTCGAACCAGTGGTTTCTTCCCTGACCGTCTCCGCTCATGCCATCCCACTACCCGCCTGCGGGCAGATCGGTGCGCGGGGCGGTGCCCAGATGCACACCGACCCGCTTGACCAGCAGCGTCATCTCGTAGGCGACCTGTCCGACGTCGGAGTCGGCGTCCGAGAGGACGGCGAGGCAGCTGCCGTCACCGGCGGCGGTGACGAAGAGGAAGGCACCGTCCAGCTCGACGATGGTCTGCCGGACGCCGCCCGCGTCGAAGTGGCGGCCCACGCCCTTGGCGAGGCTGTGGAAGCCGGACGCGACGGCGGCCAGGTGCTCGCTGTCCTCCCTGGTCAGGTCCTTGGACACCCCGGTCGGCAGTCCGTCGCCGGACAGGATGAGGGCCTTGCGGATGCTGGCGACCCGGTCCACCAGGTCGTCCAGGAGCCAGTTCAGCTCCCCCTTGTTCGTCGTCGTGTGGCCGGTGGCCTTCGGTGCGGTCATCGACCGTCTCCCTTGGTCGTTCCTTGTGCTGTGCCGTTGTGGGCCCCGTCGCCGGCGGCGTTCTCCTCCCGGCCGCGCTGCCAGCCGCGCTGGAGCGAGGCCATCCGGCTGCGGACCTCGTCGGCGTCACGGTCGGCGGGCTGCTCCGCGCGCCGGGCGCGCCGTTCGGTGTCCTGCTTGAGCTGGGGGGCCAGGTTCGCCTGGCGTACGCGCCGGGGCAGCGGGCTGACGCCCGGCTCCGCGGCCGGGTCGCCGGCCGGCGCGGTGGTGCCGCCGGGGGGCGGGGCCGGGTCCGCCGATCCACCGGGGCCGGATGTCCGGGGCCGGGTGCGCCTGGGCAGCGCCGGGGCCCCGGGCGTCTCGCCGCCGCTCTCGTCCCGGGTCCCGGCCCGCTCGCCCGCGGGGTCGGCCGGGAGGTGCCGGGCTGCGGTGCCGCGGCGGCGGGTGGGCAGCGGGGCCAGTCCGCCCGGGCCGGAGCCCTGCGGGCCGGCGGTGGGTTCCGGGGCCGGTTCGCCGCGGCGGGGCCGCTGGTCGGTGACGGGCTTGCCGTGCGAGCTGACCAGCTTGGGCGTCTGCCGCCGGGGCAGCGGTACGGCCCCGTGGTCGCCGGTGTCGTGGTGCGACTGCTCGTCGCCGCCCGGCCGGGACCGGCGGGGGCGGAACAGGCCGCCGCGCTCGCTGTCCTCGTCCGGGAGGGCGCCGGGGAAGTCCTCCAGCGCGTCGAGGTCGACGGGCGCCTCCAGCTCGACCGGGCCGTCCAGCACGGAGGTCGGCGGACCGGGCAGCCGCAGCGGTTCCGGGGACCGCCCGCCGCCGCGGCCGAGCGCCTGCTCGCCGCCGTTGCCCGCGCGGTCCCGGTCGAGCCGGAAACCGACGCCGTTGGTGTCCGGGACGTCCTCGGTGAGCAGCGCGTCGGGGATGAACACCACGGCGGTGGTTCCGCCGTACGGCGACGGCTGGAGGGAGACCCGGACGTTCTGGCGCTGGGCGAGACGGCTGACGACGAACAGGCCCAGCCGGTCGGTGTCGGAGAGCTCGAACTCGGGTGTCTCGGCGAGGCGGAGATTGGCGTCGAGGAGCGCCTCGGCCGTCATACCGAGACCCCGGTCGTGGATCTCCAGGGTGAAGCCGTTGGCGACCCGCTCGCCGACGACCTGGACGGCGGTGTGCGGGGGCGAGAAGACCGTGGCGTTCTCCAGGAGTTCGGCCACGAGGTGGGTGAGGTCGGCGACGGCGGGCCCGGTGACGGCGACCCGCGGCAGGCGCCGGACCTCGATGCGCTCGTAGTCCTCGACCTCGGCGACGGCGGCGCGGACCACGTCCATCAGCTGCACCGGGCGGCGCCACTGCCGGGAGGGCGCGGCTCCGGAGAGGATCACCAGGCCCTCGGCGTGCCGGCGCATGCGGGTGGTGAGGTGGTCCAGGCGGAACAGGTCGGCGAGTTCGTCGGTGTCCTCGGTGCGGCGCTCCATGCTGTCGAGCAGGGTGAGCTGCTTGTGCAGCAGCACCTGGCTGCGGCGGGCGAGGTTGACGAAGACCTCGGAGACGCCGGCCCGCAGTTCGGCCTGCTTGACGGCGGCCTCCACGGCGGCCCGCTGGAGGGTGTTGAGGGCCTGTCCGACCTCGCCGATCTCGTTCTTGTCGTACTCCAGGCGCGGCACCTCGGTCTCGACGTCGACCTGCTCACCGACGGACAGCCGGCGCATCACGCTGGGCAGCCGGACGCCGGACGCCTCGTGGGCCTCCTGCCGCAGCTGGCGCAGGTCGCGGATGAGGGCGCGGCCGATCCGGATGGACAGGACGATGGAGACGAGGAGGGCGATCAGGCCGAGGAGGCCGACGACGGCCGCCTGCGCGATGACGCCGAAGGCCACCGGGCGCATGCGGTCCTGGTAGCGGTCGCTCGCCTGGTCTTCCATGGTGCCCAGTTCGTCCAGGACGGTGGCCGCGGCGGAGTCCCAGCTCTTGGCGGTGACCCCGCGGGGGGTGCCGGAGTCCATGGCGGCCACGGTCCGTTCGGCTCCGCGCAGGGGTGCCGTGGTGGCGTTCTTCCAGAAGCGTTCGTAGCGTGCGCGTTCGGCGGCGGGCAGCAGCGGGAGGCTGATGTCGTACAGGAGGGTGCGCTGGGCGACGAGGTCGGAGATCTGGCGGGTCTCGTCCCGGGTGAGCCGGCCGACGACGAGGGACGAGCCGATCAGGGCGTCCTCGCGGGCGAGCAGTTCGCGGGCCCGGGTGAGGTTGACCAGGGCGCGGGCCTGCTTCTCGACCTCGACGTCGTCGATGCCGACGAGGGAGGCGAGCAGCGCGTAGCAGGGGTCGACGAGGCGGTTGTAGAGGCCGAACGCCTGGGCCCGGGTGAGGGAGCGCTGTTCGACGCTGTGGCGCAGGGAGTCGAGGCCGTCCAGGGAGTCCAGGACGGCGGTCAGGTGTTCACGGCCGTCCGCCTCCAGGTCGTCCCGGGTGTCCTGGTCCCCGGCGTTCCGGCGGAGCTTGTCGATCGAGCGGTCGGTGGCGGCGCGGGTGCGGTGCAGCGCGGACAGGGCCTCGGAGGCCCGCGGGTCGGCGAGGTAGACGAGGGCCTGGCGGCGTTCCTGCTGGAGGACGCGGACGGTGTCCTCGGCCGGGTAGCCGATGTCCTCGACGACGTCCGACACGCGGAACAGCTGGGCCACTTCCCGGCCCGCGAACACCGTGGCGAACGCCCAGACGCCGGTCAGGGACACCAGCGGCACGAGAAGCAGCGCCACGATCTTCCGGCGGATCGACTTCCCGCGAAAGCGCATGGCCTCCCCCAGCTCGACCCCCGCAGGTCGGGGGTGTTGATGTCCGTCAGCAAACGGCGCGAGCCTACTACCGCCGCACAGGTAACTCGAAGACACGTCCGGTGGGTGAAGTTCCGCACCGCACGCGAGAGATGGCGAGTTGTCCGGGCATTAGGGGAGATTGCCACCGCGATCCGGAGGGCCACGGCCGGCCGCTTGTGGCAACTTTGACGGGCGGTTGGCCGGATTTTTTCGGCGTGCGGGAATCTTCGCACGGTCTCGTTCGTCCTCCTCTATGGGAATTGGGGGCGGATCAGGCCACAGCGGCCGCATCCCGCGCCCTGGCGGCGTAAAGCGGCGCAAGCCGGGCAGCCACTGGGGAGACGGGGTCCTGGGACTCCGGGGGCGAGCGGTCTGCCGGCGGTGGGGAGTGACACGGTGACGGGCACGGCGGAATGGCGCGAGGCGCCCGGGAACAGCGGGGCGGGGCATTCGCGGGCACGGTGGGGCCGCACGGCAGCGCAGGACGGCAGGGCGCCCGGCGGTGATGAACCGCGGTACGGCTACCGGCCGTTGTGGGTCGAGGAGCCCGCGCGCCGGCATCCGGTGCCCGATCCGGTGCGTGCGGCGGCGGTGCGGGCCGTCCTCGTCATCGCGGTGACGCTGATCCAGGCGATGATCGCGTTCCTGTGCGCGCTGGCCGGTTCCTGGCTGGCGTTCCCGATGGTGATGGCCAGTGTGGCCGCCACGGTGGTGGCCACGTGGGCCGCGGTCGACGTGTGGGTGACCCGCCAGGTGTGGAACCAGCGGCACGGCGTCCTCTCGGAGCCGAGCAGCACGGCCCGGGCCCTCCGCCGGGAGCGGCGGGCCCGTCGCCGCGAGGAGCGCGCGGCCCTGCGGGACCAGGAGCGGATACGTCGCAGGGGTGGGGCGGGGCAGCTGTCGCACTCCTGACCGGGCGCTTCGATAGCATCGAATTCCGTATGGCGCACGACGAGGCGCTGTGCGCAACCAACCCGGTCCACCAGGTGACGAGAGCCGAGCCATGCCCCGTACGCAGAACCAGCCCGACGGCGGCGAGGACGAGGCCGGCCGGGAGCCGGGGCGCGCACACCGGCGGGGCGGCCGTGGGGCGGCCGGCGCGGTGCAGTCGGTGGACCGTGCCGTGAGCGTGCTGGAGATCCTCGCCCGGCACGGCGAGGCGGGCGTCACCGAGATCGCCGAGGAGCTGGACGTCCACAAGTCCACGGCGTTCCGGTTGCTCGGCGTCCTGGAGCACCGGGGCCTGGTGGCCCAGGCCAAGGACCGCGGGAAGTACTACCTGGGGGCCGGTGTGCTGCGCCTGGCGGGAGCGGCGGCGGTGCGTCTGGACATCTCCCAGGAGGGCGTCCCGGTGTGCCGGGAGGTCGCCGACGAGCTGGGTGAGACGGTCAACATCGCCGTCCTCGACGACGACGCGGCGGTCAACATCATGCAGGCCCGCGGCACCGCGGCCGTGACCGCGCAGAACTGGCTGGGCCGGCGCACCCCGCTGCACGCCACGTCCAGCGGCAAGGTGCTCCTCGCGCACCTGTCGCCGACCCTGCGCGAGGGTCTGCTGGCGCGGCCGCTGACGCGGTTCACGGATCGTACGGTCACGGGTGCGGCGATGCTGCGCGCCGAGCTGGAGGCCGTGGTCCGGCAGGGGTACGGCGTCACGGTGGAGGAGCTGGAGCTGGGTCTCGCGGCCGTCGCGGCCCCGGTGCGCGCGCACGACGGCGAGGTGATCGCGGCGATCAGCGTCTCGGGTCCGGTGTACCGGCTCGACGCGGACCGGTTGCCCGAGGTGGCCCGGCGTACGGCCGCGGCGGGCGCCGAGCTGTCCCGGCGGATGGGGTACGGCTTCTGACGGCGGCGCTCGACGGCACCGCGCCGCGCCGCCGGCCCGTTCCGCGTCGCGCGGTGTGTTGCGCGACGCGGAACGGGCCGGGCGAACGTGGGCCCGCTACGGAGCGCTCGGCGCCGGCTTCCTGAACATGCGCGTCGCCGTGATCTCGCTGTGCACCGTCTCCCCCGCCTGGGGCGGCTGGGGCAGACCGGGCCGCAGGTGTTCCTCGACGCTGATGTACTTCAGGCCCGCCCGGAGGTCGGCGTCGTTGCGCAGGCGGATGACCAGCGGGAACTCGGCGAGGGCGGTCGTGTCGAACAGGCCGGTGGTGTACAGCAGCTGGACGCCCAGCGCGTCGGACACGGCCCGCTGGAGCTCCAGCAGATAGGTCGCGTTGGCGCGGCCGATCGGGTTGTCCAGGAACAGCGTGCCCGCGTGCCGGTGCTTGTCGCGGCCCCGGTCGTTCGAGCGGAGCGCGGCCATCGTGCAGTACAGGGCGATGGCCGCGGTGAGCAGCTGACCGCCGGAGAACACATCGCCCATCTGGCCGACGGGGACACGCTCGGCGCGCAGTACGGCGTCGGGCTTGAGGATCTCGACGGCCACGCCCTTGGGCTGGAGGGCCGCGGCGACGCCCCGCAGCAGCAGGGACATGCCGTCGCGGCGCAGGTCGGAGTTCTTCTTCACGGCCGCGCGGGTGGCCTCGTCGATGACCTCGCCGAGCCGTTCGGTGAGCGTGGCCTGGTCGGGTTCCTCGAAGCGGATGCGCAGGAACTCCTGCCCGGACCACTCGCCGAGTCCCTCCGGCAGCCGGGAGAGCCGCTGGGCGGAACGCAGGGTGGCGAGGGCGGACTCCACGAGGCCGCGCAGCCGGTCCACGATGGAGTCGCGGTTGCGTTCCAGCTGGGCCAGCTCGTCGGTCAGCACGCGCAGCCGGGGCGCGAACGCGTCCGCCCACTTCTGGGCGTGCTCGGGCAGCGCGGACGCGGGCAGTTCCCGGATCTGCTGGCGGGCGGGGGTGCGGACCTGCTCGTAGCGCGTGGAGTTGGCGTGCCGGACGAGGACGTCGCTCGCCTCGCGCACGGCCGCCTCGGCGGCGGACAGGTCGGCGGCGCAGCCGCGCAGGGAGCGGCGGGCCTCGGCGGCGGAGTGCCGGGCCTCCTCCAGGGTGCCGGGGTACGGCTCCGGCTCCTCCGGATCCTCCTCGGGGGCCTGTTCGCGCAGCAGGTCGCGGAGCATGGCGGCGATCTCGTCGAAGCCGCCGGCCGCGTCCTCGGCGGCGCGGTGGGCCTCCAGCAGCTCCGCGTGCGCCTCCCGGGCCTCGGCCAGCGCCTCGGTGCGCGCGGCGAGTTCGGCCGTGGCGGTGCGCAGCAGCGCCTGGGCGTGCTCGGCGTCGCGCGGGATCAGTTCCCCGGGCAGCTCGGTGTGCGCCTCGCCGTCCTCGGGGGCGTGCCGCTCGGCCTCACCGCGCAGCCGCCCGAGCTGCTCGCTCGCGGTCGACATGCGGGTCTCCAGGAGCTGCACCAGCTCCTCCGCGCGCGCGGCGGCGGCCTGCCGGGACGGCCCGTCGGAGCCGTCGGGCGACTGGAGCAGCTGCTCGGCGCGGGTGCGGACCTTGTTGCTGAGCCGGTCCAGTTCGGCGCGGGCGGCGCTCTCGTCGCTCTCCGCGCGGGCCTGCTCGGCGCGCAGGTCGGCGCCGACGCCGACCTTCTCGTACACCTGGGAGGCGGCCCGGTAGGCCTCGCGGAGGGCGGGCAGGGACGCCTCCGGGGCGTCCGCGTCCGCGACGGGTACGTCGTCGGGGGCGCCGGCGATCTCGGAGCGCTCGGCCCGCAGGGCGCGCGCGGTGCGGCGAGCGTCGTCGGCGGCGCGCTGCGCGGCCCGGCGGTCCTCGTCGGCGGCGCGGGCGCGCTCCAGGCAGGTCTGGGCGCGGGCCTCGGACTCGGCCGCCTCGTCGGCGAGTTCACGCAGTTTCACCTGCCAGCCGGCGCGCTCGCGCAGCCGGTGGGCGAGACCGGCGAGGGCGTCGGCGGCGCGCCGCGCCTTCTGCGCGGCCTCCTGCCGCTCGTCGCGGACCCGCA
This sequence is a window from Streptomyces rubradiris. Protein-coding genes within it:
- a CDS encoding GGDEF domain-containing protein — translated: MHSWTDTLRFAFQPVVNLRTGAVAALETLARPETGDILAEARRDPELDGRLAVLAFRAAARKETLLPLHLNVFAATLADLGGLAPLHDAVRGAGRMPWEVTLDIVPPYTHVPHRALLEAVAALREQGFRISADGIGDGDVPLRLLTDLSPGLVKLDASLLARPAAVRAMRTLCEELGALVAVEGVETEHQCAAALAAGAQLAQGELFAPPARIPAVDVYVPSLAPGALTAPRPGPSVREFVRPAAVLPLSASAERVRALLTGSPDVSGVLLVDPAGRPVRSVHRSRFLLSMSTRYGHALYADRPAHKLGDTPRTVGVDATAWEVLDVVAVGGRDRTSDDVAVVDEEGRCVGTVRLADLVRALAESRVEEAAGLNPLTRLPGSDAIVSEVDRRIAEGRAFALSWLDIDHFKQVNDGAGFAAGDELIRAVGGALQRAAGQAPVGHIGGDDFLVLADEEALDPLVAAVLDASWTAGGRPVTLSLATVVCAPGSVGDHHQAAARLAPLKKAAKALHGASWVLGRAGLPGHEVRRGIPGPAPAQTGFAAAEPQR
- a CDS encoding GTP-binding protein, yielding MIFGRSERGKPPVEPVTLKILVAGGFGVGKTTLVGAVSEIRPLRTEELLTEAGRPVDDISGVEGKHTTTVAMDFGRITLRENLVLYLFGTPGQERFWFMWDELSEGALGAVVLADTRRLEDCFAAVDYFERRSIPFVVGVNCFEGAARYPAEAVRQALDLDDGVPLLLCDARDRESVKEVLIGLVRHAMAHSAERRRAAVG
- a CDS encoding DUF742 domain-containing protein, with protein sequence MSGDGQGRNHWFDDEAGPVVRPYAMTRGRTTSEGQHRLDLIAVVVTELDADDPETDPTLSPEHVDIVGLCRDEPQSVAELAAELDLPIGVVRVLIGDLVHTGHVHVTRPVPPAELPDESILRDVINGLRAL
- a CDS encoding roadblock/LC7 domain-containing protein, with protein sequence MTAPKATGHTTTNKGELNWLLDDLVDRVASIRKALILSGDGLPTGVSKDLTREDSEHLAAVASGFHSLAKGVGRHFDAGGVRQTIVELDGAFLFVTAAGDGSCLAVLSDADSDVGQVAYEMTLLVKRVGVHLGTAPRTDLPAGG
- a CDS encoding nitrate- and nitrite sensing domain-containing protein — protein: MRFRGKSIRRKIVALLLVPLVSLTGVWAFATVFAGREVAQLFRVSDVVEDIGYPAEDTVRVLQQERRQALVYLADPRASEALSALHRTRAATDRSIDKLRRNAGDQDTRDDLEADGREHLTAVLDSLDGLDSLRHSVEQRSLTRAQAFGLYNRLVDPCYALLASLVGIDDVEVEKQARALVNLTRARELLAREDALIGSSLVVGRLTRDETRQISDLVAQRTLLYDISLPLLPAAERARYERFWKNATTAPLRGAERTVAAMDSGTPRGVTAKSWDSAAATVLDELGTMEDQASDRYQDRMRPVAFGVIAQAAVVGLLGLIALLVSIVLSIRIGRALIRDLRQLRQEAHEASGVRLPSVMRRLSVGEQVDVETEVPRLEYDKNEIGEVGQALNTLQRAAVEAAVKQAELRAGVSEVFVNLARRSQVLLHKQLTLLDSMERRTEDTDELADLFRLDHLTTRMRRHAEGLVILSGAAPSRQWRRPVQLMDVVRAAVAEVEDYERIEVRRLPRVAVTGPAVADLTHLVAELLENATVFSPPHTAVQVVGERVANGFTLEIHDRGLGMTAEALLDANLRLAETPEFELSDTDRLGLFVVSRLAQRQNVRVSLQPSPYGGTTAVVFIPDALLTEDVPDTNGVGFRLDRDRAGNGGEQALGRGGGRSPEPLRLPGPPTSVLDGPVELEAPVDLDALEDFPGALPDEDSERGGLFRPRRSRPGGDEQSHHDTGDHGAVPLPRRQTPKLVSSHGKPVTDQRPRRGEPAPEPTAGPQGSGPGGLAPLPTRRRGTAARHLPADPAGERAGTRDESGGETPGAPALPRRTRPRTSGPGGSADPAPPPGGTTAPAGDPAAEPGVSPLPRRVRQANLAPQLKQDTERRARRAEQPADRDADEVRSRMASLQRGWQRGREENAAGDGAHNGTAQGTTKGDGR
- a CDS encoding IclR family transcriptional regulator encodes the protein MPRTQNQPDGGEDEAGREPGRAHRRGGRGAAGAVQSVDRAVSVLEILARHGEAGVTEIAEELDVHKSTAFRLLGVLEHRGLVAQAKDRGKYYLGAGVLRLAGAAAVRLDISQEGVPVCREVADELGETVNIAVLDDDAAVNIMQARGTAAVTAQNWLGRRTPLHATSSGKVLLAHLSPTLREGLLARPLTRFTDRTVTGAAMLRAELEAVVRQGYGVTVEELELGLAAVAAPVRAHDGEVIAAISVSGPVYRLDADRLPEVARRTAAAGAELSRRMGYGF